One genomic window of Syngnathus acus chromosome 11, fSynAcu1.2, whole genome shotgun sequence includes the following:
- the dus3l gene encoding tRNA-dihydrouridine(47) synthase [NAD(P)(+)]-like → MEKPAEETAVAKVTEAAVKGEAALKPEFITSKEKFHEFLDSHCPKGGENKVTEEHSGEPETKKVKLDTEDVNKGAKVDGKRLRGQNKSRPHKKPTTYDEKRLCASVIQGNKQCPYGDKCHFYHDVATYLANKPADIGERCHVYDTFGKCAYGLSCRFAKAHTTAELKSAENADVVKIYEGRTPVRNSLSKELQNRLRKHAVDFDKSAEYLKTLNNNKDKKEQQGNGAADLPAEQTTQSKCESTDSETLGSSEKSSTVKTVGALTDVDVIKLRACEKKQVDFRDKLYLAPLTTCGNLPFRRVCKRLGADITCGEMAMCTNLLQGQQSEWALLKRHESEDLFGVQVEGCFPDTMTRCAELINNNTEVDFVDINSGCPIDLVYKKGGGCGLMTRTRKFEQIVRGMNYVLDVPLTVKIRTGVHEKNNIAHKLIPEMKNWGVSMITLHGRSREQRYTKLADWDYITACSKLASPIPLFGNGDILSYEDAMRAKETGVSGIMIARGALVKPWLFTEIKESRHWDISSAERLDILRDFSNYGLEHWGSDTRGVEKTRTFMLEWLSFMCRYIPVGLLERVPVKINERPPYYMGRNHLESLMASQNVGDWIRISEMLLGPVPPNFNFLPKHKANSYK, encoded by the exons ATGGAAAAACCTGCAGAGGAAACGGCAGTTGCAAAAGTGACAGAGGCAGCAGTAAAGGGAGAAGCAGCCCTCAAACCCGA ATTCATCACCAGCAAAGAAAAATTCCATGAGTTTCTTGACTCCCATTGCCCGAAGGGAGGCGAGAACAAAGTGACGGAGGAGCACTCTGGGGAGcctgaaacaaaaaaggtgAAGTTAGACACAGAGGATGTAAACAAAGGCGCCAAAGTGGATGGCAAACGACTGAGGGGGCAGAACAAGTCAAGGCCGCACAAGAAACCCACGACGTACGATGAAAAGAGGCTGTGTGCCTCAGTTATTCAG GGCAACAAGCAATGTCCTTACGGCGACAAGTGCCATTTCTACCACGACGTTGCCACCTACTTGGCCAACAAGCCCGCCGACATCGGTGAACGCTGCCACGTGTACGACACTTTTGGTAAGTGTGCGTATGGCCTTTCCTGTCGCTTCGCCAAGGCGCACACCACGGCGGAACTGAAGAGCGCCGAGAACGCCGACGTGGTGAAAATCTACGAGGGCCGCACGCCGGTCAGGAACAGCCTAAGTAAAGAGCTGCAGAATCGTCTGAGGAAGCATGCCGTTGATTTCGACAAGTCGGCAGAGTACCTCAAGACGCTTAACAACAACAAGGATAAAAAAGAACAGCAGGGCAATG GTGCTGCAGATTTACCAGCAGAACAGACGACCCAATCAAAATGTGAATCCACTGATTCAGAAacactg GGGAGCTCTGAGAAGTCGTCCACTGTGAAAACTGTCGGTGCGTTGACCGATGTAGATGTCATCAAGTTACGAGCGTGTGAGAAAAAGCAG GTGGACTTCCGAGACAAACTCTACCTTGCCCCGTTAACAACC TGCGGCAACCTGCCGTTCCGCCGCGTCTGCAAGCGTCTGGGAGCTGATATCACCTGCGGCGAGATGGCCATGTGCACCAATCTGCTTCAGGGTCAGCAGTCCGAGTGGGCCTTGCTCAAGAGGCACGAGAGTGAAGATCTCTTTGGAGTTCAG gtggagGGCTGCTTCCCCGACACCATGACGAGATGCGCCGAgctcatcaacaacaacacagagGTAGACTTTGTGGACATCAACTCGGGGTGCCCCATTGACCTCGTGTATAAAAAg GGTGGGGGCTGCGGCTTGATGACCCGCACccgcaaatttgaacagataGTACGGGGAATGAACTAC GTGCTGGATGTCCCTTTAACAGTAAAGATCCGCACCGGCGTTCACGAGAAGAACAACATCGCACATAAACTCATCCCAGAGATGAAGAATTGGGGAGTGTCTATGATCaca CTGCATGGCCGCTCCAGAGAGCAACGCTACACCAAGCTGGCCGATTGGGACTACATCACTGCCTGCTCCAAGCTGGCCAGCCCCATCCCACTCTTTG GTAATGGCGATATTCTGTCCTATGAGGATGCCATGAGAGCCAAAGAGACAGGCGTTTCTGGAATCATGATTGCAAG GGGTGCATTGGTGAAGCCATGGCTCTTCACGGAAATCAAGGAGAGCCGTCACTGGGACATTTCGTCGGCCGAGCGCTTGGACATCCTCCGGGACTTCAGTAACTATGGCCTGGAGCACTGGGGCTCGGACACACGCGGCGTGGAAAAGACACGCACCTTCATGCTTGAGTGGCTTTCCTTTATGTGCAG GTACATTCCAGTGGGACTGCTGGAGCGAGTGCCGGTGAAGATCAACGAGAGGCCACCCTACTACATGGGGAGGAACCACTTGGAGTCCCTGATGGCCAGTCAAAACGTCGGCGACTGGATCAGGATCAG tgAAATGCTGCTTGGACCCGTGCCCCCAAATTTCAACTTCTTGCCCAAACATAAAGCCAATTCATACAAGTGA